One genomic region from Cyclopterus lumpus isolate fCycLum1 chromosome 20, fCycLum1.pri, whole genome shotgun sequence encodes:
- the crhb gene encoding corticotropin releasing hormone b — MKLNLLGTTVILLVAFLPLYECRAFEIPGGALRVPAPQTQNSQQQQHAGPILERLGEEYFIRLGSGDTNSFPSSPMYPGGSPAIYNRALQLQLTRRLLQGRVGDVRALISGFGDRGDESMERGRRSEDPPISLDLTFHLLREMMERSKAEQLAQQAQNNRRMMELFGK; from the coding sequence ATGAAGCTCAATTTACTTGGAACCACCGTGATTCTGCTAGTTGCCTTCTTACCGCTCTACGAATGTCGGGCTTTTGAGATCCCTGGCGGTGCCCTGCGCGTCCCAGCTCCCCAAACCCAAaactcccagcagcagcagcatgctggCCCCATCCTGGAGCGACTCGGAGAGGAGTATTTCATCCGACTGGGCAGCGGGGACACTAACTCTTTTCCATCGTCGCCCATGTATCCCGGCGGATCACCTGCCATCTACAACAGAGCATTGCAGCTCCAGCTGACACGGCGTCTTTTACAAGGGAGAGTTGGAGACGTCAGGGCGCTCATAAGCGGCTTCGGAGACCGCGGGGACGAGTCGatggagaggggaaggaggtCCGAGGACCCACCGATATCCCTGGATCTGACCTTCCACCTGCTGCgggagatgatggagaggtcCAAGGCGGAACAGCTGGCCCAGCAAGCGCAAAATAACAGAAGAATGATGGAGCTCTTCGGGAAATGA
- the si:dkey-97a13.12 gene encoding uncharacterized protein si:dkey-97a13.12 — protein sequence MQRIYMHSNEHFEVFTTVLAPQGRYRYRAEAETMVVVHSYRPHWPDELELSLGDVILVLPKHEEERWFGRLQDGQQGYFPASCVMELSQVALRRSLSLRSSACNDSGVCSRHGNGHIRQALRRGSRGVGGGGVVLDGGQGENEGPFPVRRPQIPVPQPVASQPQTHRSPGLLRRILSKCRKKTECQGATNGAFEGD from the exons ATGCAGCGCATCTACATGCACAGCAATGAGCACTTTGAAGTCTTCACCACTGTCCTTGCTCCTCAAG GGAGGTATCGATACAGAGCAGAAGCTGAAACG ATGGTAGTGGTGCACAGCTACAGGCCCCACTGGCCCGACGAGCTGGAGCTGTCTCTGGGTGACGTCATCCTGGTGCTGCCCAAGcacgaggaggagaggtggtTTGGGCGGCTGCAGGACGGCCAGCAGGGCTACTTCCCCGCCTCCTGTGTGATGGAGCTGAGCCAGGTTG CCCTACGAAGGAGTTTATCTCTGAGAAGCTCAGCCTGCAACGATTCAGGTGTATGCAGTAGACACGGGAA TGGACACATTCGGCAGGCACTCAGGAGGGGGAGCAGAGGAgttggaggtggaggagtggtGCTGGATGGTGGCCAAGGTGAGAACGAGGGCCCCTTCCCGGTGCGGAGGCCCCAGATCCCTGTGCCACAGCCCGTGGCCTCCCAACCTCAGACACACAGATCCCCGGGCCTGCTCCGCAGGATCTTGTCCAAATGCCGGAAAAAGACTGAATGCCAGGGCGCTACCAACGGGGCCTTCGAGGGCGACTAA
- the rrs1 gene encoding ribosome biogenesis regulatory protein homolog — protein sequence MAACSVEALLAKAEQEEAEKLKSITVQKDLDLEFDIGNLLASDKTRIESRDFRGQKKEDFLRSLARDNTQLLVNEIWKLPSERVEEAIVTKLPDQTTPLPREKPPPKPRPPTKWEEFAKLKGIQKRKKTNLVWDENAKDWRRRWGYKRAKDDTKEWLIEVPVTADPNEDQFAKRAHAKRERVDKNEYNRLKNIARAQKVKLPGVGLIPTPQQSKEDLVKAVSVARTSTASAGRFQDRLPKEKPPRKTGKKRKFEPLIGNFSNEKQKQLELLKHMGSKKPQLDINRAVNKQMREENREEAAARFKKGGKKGRKSTMSGKGGKGKGGKGKGGPGKGAQGKGGPGKGGQGGKSGGKRRGKLGKH from the coding sequence ATGGCCGCGTGCAGTGTGGAAGCGCTGCTGGCTAAAGCTGAGCAAGAAGAGGCCGAGAAACTAAAGAGCATCACCGTCCAGAAAGACCTGGACCTGGAGTTTGACATCGGGAACCTGTTGGCTTCTGACAAAACCCGCATCGAGTCCCGGGACTTCAGGGGGCAGAAGAAAGAAGACTTTCTGCGCTCGTTAGCTCGCGACAACACGCAGCTGCTCGTCAACGAGATATGGAAACTGCCCTCGGAGAGGGTCGAGGAAGCGATCGTGACCAAACTACCGGACCAGACGACCCCGCTGCCCCGAGAGAAACCACCTCCGAAGCCGAGACCGCCGACAAAATGGGAAGAGTTTGCCAAGCTGAAAGGCAtccagaagaggaagaagaccaACTTGGTGTGGGACGAGAACGCGAAGGACTGGAGGAGGCGCTGGGGCTACAAGAGGGCCAAGGACGACACCAAGGAGTGGCTGATCGAGGTGCCGGTGACCGCAGACCCAAATGAGGACCAGTTTGCCAAACGCGCCCATGCCAAGAGGGAGCGAGTGGACAAGAACGAGTACAACCGGCTGAAGAACATCGCCAGGGCGCAGAAGGTGAAACTGCCCGGCGTGGGGCTGATCCCCACACCCCAGCAGTCCAAGGAAGACCTGGTCAAAGCCGTGAGTGTGGCCAGAACCTCCACGGCGTCCGCCGGTAGGTTCCAGGACCGCCTGCCCAAAGAGAAACCTCCACGGAAAACTGGCAAGAAGAGGAAGTTTGAACCCCTCATCGGTAACTTCTCCAACGAGAAGCAGAAGCAACTGGAGCTTCTGAAGCACATGGGCAGCAAGAAACCCCAGCTGGACATCAACAGGGCCGTGAACAagcagatgagagaggagaacagggaggaggCCGCAGCCAGATTCaagaagggagggaagaagggaCGCAAAAGCACCATGTCTGGGAAAGGTGGGAAAGGCAAAGGGGGTAAAGGAAAAGGAGGTCCAGGAAAGGGGGCCCAGGGGAAAGGAGGTCCAGGGAAAGGGGGTCAAGGAGGTAAAtctggagggaagaggagaggcaaACTTGGGAAGCACTGA
- the mybl1 gene encoding LOW QUALITY PROTEIN: myb-related protein A (The sequence of the model RefSeq protein was modified relative to this genomic sequence to represent the inferred CDS: deleted 1 base in 1 codon) — translation MDNVKPRSNDEDEELHSTDQESKEKSKDKKTLCKVKWSRDEDEKLKKLVEQHGPDSWKLIANFFQGRTDGQCQHRWQKVLNPELVKGPWTKEEDQKVIDLVHKYGPKRWSVIAKHLQGRIGKQCRERWHNHLNPEVKKSSWTQEEDKIIYDAHKRLGNRWAEISKLLPGRTDNSIKNHWNSTMRRKVEHEGYLQDGSKSFTSSHAGLKRRHHRPCPPTPTELQHCDRSPLPISGPNQMGSYPYDPHSGHLMDSLPDNSGFISPFCLDDPDREQRIKELELLLMSAENEVQRQVQCRGPRSLEQYSAWSDSVSDDTLTTSSSSIEEQAERRSWRGPEIPQEPSPQLAVSPSKFLAVEASAVLSTLQTIPEFAETMELIDSMCFALQDPGAWSDVASFDLSETATPPRHNQAGYTTLLQERTVDNSMAFTVNTPPAISGRDKNCASFGLGSVTSLTPINSSKPTQASIGRRRRKDRGEPSPSCDRTCSSFLEDISNSPKKTPTKSLPFTPSRFCNISGAEHLNLDNPALTSTPVCGQRCLLNTPLHNETTPKHQKENVGPRTPKFRKTVMIPTPRTPTPFKNALAAQEKMHGPLKMEPQPLAFLEEDIREVLKQETGADIFNKLDLQPDYRAWKHNNDGPARKVRKSLVLDPWGKDCPSVQLFQEQLNNAQVSDESILTGSSLVNQIPECGRSLTARSLNSGREEPSLVPVHPHHFSSPRKKKLLISHKAPKHGAVQVSEWEAVVYGKTEDQLIMTETGPSVPEPYTSSGSTSRALVL, via the exons ATGGACAACGTGAAACCACGCAG caatgatgaggatgaagagcTACACTCTACAGACCAAGAGAGTAAAGAGAAGAGCAAAGATAAAAAGACCCTGTGTAAAGTAAAGTGGTCCCGAGATGAG gATGAAAAGCTGAAAAAACTTGTAGAGCAGCATGGACCTGACTCCTGGAAACTAATAGCTAACTTTTTCCAA GGGAGGACAGATGGTCAATGTCAGCACCGCTGGCAGAAGGTGCTCAACCCGGAGCTGGTGAAAGGACCATGGACAAAAGAAGAGGATCAAAAG GTTATTGACCTGGTACACAAGTACGGCCCGAAGCGTTGGTCAGTGATCGCCAAGCACCTCCAAGGGAGGATTGGAAAGCAGTGCCGTGAGCGGTGGCACAACCACCTTAACCCAGAGGTGAAGAAGTCTTCATGGACTCAGGAAGAGGACAAAATCATCTACGACGCCCAC AAACGACTCGGCAACCGCTGGGCTGAGATCTCCAAGCTTCTTCCAGGACG GACAGACAACTCCATCAAGAACCATTGGAACTCCACCATGAGGAGAAAGGTGGAGCACGAGGGATACCTGCAAGATGGCTCCAAGagtttcacctcctctcatgCTGGACTGAAGAGACGCCACCACAGACCGTGTCCTCCAACACCAACAGAGCTCCAGCACTGCGATCGCAGCCCCCTGCCGATATCAGGACCCAACCAG ATGGGGAGCTATCCTTATGATCCTCACAGTGGACACTTGATGGACAGTCTTCCTGATAATTCTGGTTTCATATCG CCGTTCTGCCTGGATGATCCTGACAGAGAGCAAAGAATTAAGGAGCTTGAGCTGCTGCTTATGtcagcagagaatgaagtccaACGACAAGTGCAGTGCAGAGGTCCACGT AGTTTGGAGCAGTACTCGGCCTGGTCCGACAGTGTGTCAGATGACACACTGACTACAAGTAGCAGCAGCATAGAGGAGCAGGCGGAGAGAAGATCCTGGAGGGGGCCTGAGATCCCCCAAGAACCTTCACCACAGCTTGCTGTCTCCCCCAGCAAGTTCCTGGCTGTAGAGGCCAGCGCTGTGCTCTCTACCCTGCAGACCATACCAGAGTTCGCAGAAACCATGGAGCTCATTGATTCG ATGTGTTTTGCTCTGCAGGACCCTGGTGCATGGAGCGACGTGGCCAGTTTCGACTTGTCAGAGACAGCGACGCCGCCCAGGCACAACCAGGCAGGCTACACCACTCTCCTGCAAGAGAGGACGGTTGACAATTCAATGGCCTTCACAGTCAACACTCCGCCTGCCATCTCTGGTCGGGATAAGAACTGCGCTTCATTTGGTCTGGGCAGTGTCACCTCCTTGACTCCGATCAACTCATCCAAACCCACCCAGGCATCcattgggaggaggaggaggaaagataGGGGGGAACCGTCTCCTTCATGTGACAGGACATGCTCTTCCTTCTTGGAAGATATCTCAAATTCTCCCAAGAAAACGCCCACAAAGTCACTGCCATTCACCCCGTCACGA TTCTGCAACATATCAGGGGCGGAGCATCTGAATCTGGATAACCCCGCCCTGACCTCAACGCCTGTGTGTGGCCAAAGATGTCTCCTCAACACGCCGCTTCACAATGAGACCACACCTAAGCACCAGAAAGAGAATGTTGG TCCACGGACCCCTAAATTTCGTAAAACTGTCATGATTCCAACCCCGAGGACACCGACTCCTTTCAAAAATGCTTTGGCTGCCCAGGAGAAAATGCATGGGCCGCTAAAGATGGAG CCACAGCCGTTGGCATTCCTAGAAGAAGACATTCGAGAAGTTTTGAAGCAGGAGACTGGGGCGGACATCTTTAACAAATTGGACCTCCAGCCAGATTACAGAGCATGGAAACATAAT AATGACGGCCCAGCTAGAAAGGTGCGCAAGTCTCTTGTGCTGGACCCCTGGGGGAAAGACTGCCCCAGCGTCCAACTCTTCCAAGAGCAGCTCAACAATGCACAA GTGTCAGATGAAAGTATACTGACAGGCTCTTCACTCGTCAACCAAATCCCCGAGTGTGGCCGTTCGTTGACCGCTCGTTCGTTGAACTCCGGGCGAGAGGAGCCCTCGTTGGTCCCCGTTCATCCTCATCACTTTAGTAGCCCCCGGAAGAAGAAGCTTCTCATCTCCCACAAAGCACCCAAACACGGCGCGGTGCAG GTGAGTGAGTGGGAAGCAGTGGTTTATGGGAAGACAGAGGACCAGCTGATCATGACAGAAACAGGCCCGTCAGTACCTGAACCCTACACGTCGTCTGGCTCTACCTCAAGGGCCCTGGTGCTTTAA